From Diospyros lotus cultivar Yz01 chromosome 4, ASM1463336v1, whole genome shotgun sequence, a single genomic window includes:
- the LOC127800553 gene encoding uncharacterized protein LOC127800553, giving the protein MAISSSSQPPILSSLCVNARTDLASSSSIGNVSHIRIPSTKANPRRCPPTIIFSYKSGNGLASDRKRELLERYGLNLDEFLSEPPPKERRKKELRKTGKGKQVASEDHKATRETHRLLQVLGGKARRKKLLSPKGMDVRPMMEVVKAAAFSILQAAGGCPASLRPGCWLDLYSGTGSVGIEAVSRGCSEVHFVEMDPWVVSNVLKPNLEWTGFLDVSVIHTITVERFLEQAEQFVGKYGPFDYISVTPPYTQVDYAVLMDQLSKSSLVGDETFIVVEYPLRTEMLSSCGCLTKIADRRFGRTHLAIYGPKWAVKRRKAEKSVYAVAE; this is encoded by the exons ATGGCGATTTCGTCGTCTTCTCAACCGCCTATTCTCTCTTCCCTCTGCGTCAACGCCAGAACCGACCTCGCTTCTTCTTCGTCTATTGGTAATGTTTCGCACATTCGTATTCCCTCCACAAAAGCCAATCCACGACGATGTCCACCTACGATCATCTTCTCTTATA AATCAGGTAATGGTCTTGCCAGTGACCGGAAGAGAGAGTTACTGGAACGGTACGGTCTTAATCTCGACGAGTTTCTATCAGAACCTCCTCCAAAG GAGAGGAGGAAAAAGGAATTGCGGAAAACGGGGAAAGGGAAGCAGGTGGCGTCGGAGGATCATAAGGCAACGAGGGAGACTCACAGATTACTTCAG GTGCTTGGAGGAAAGGCTCGAAGGAAGAAATTGCTTTCACCGAAGGGTATGGATGTACGCCCAATGATGGAAGTTGTAAAAGCTGCTGCCTTTAGTATTTTGCAG GCGGCTGGTGGATGTCCTGCATCTTTGAGGCCTGGCTGCTGGTTAGACTTGTATAGTGGCACAGGCTCTGTTGGAATTGAGGCTGTCAGCAGGGGATGTTCTGAG GTGCATTTTGTTGAGATGGATCCATGGGTTGTCTCTAATGTTCTAAAACCAAATCTAGAATGGACTGGTTTTCTTGATGTTTCAGTTATACATACAATCACTGTCGAGAGATTCTTAGAACAGGCAGAGCAGTTTGTAG GTAAATACGGGCCATTTGATTATATTAGTGTGACCCCTCCTTATACTCAAGTGGATTATGCGGTGCTGATGGATCAACTTTCAAAATCATCTTTAGTTGGAGATGAAACCTTTATA GTGGTAGAGTATCCTTTAAGAACAGAGATGCTGAGTTCATGCGGATGTCTCACAAAG ATAGCTGATCGAAGGTTTGGGCGGACACATTTAGCAATATATGGACCCAAATGGGCAGTGAAAAGGCGAAAGGCAGAGAAGTCTGTTTATGCTGTAGCAGAATAA
- the LOC127798674 gene encoding type IV inositol polyphosphate 5-phosphatase 7-like isoform X2, protein MNNKNHKSRTRRFRQWFKRKRKRADRFYLGEVTDSNWWHTDWDEDEGEEFLDDSFVIRPENNDTCELRVFVGTWNVAGRSPVGSLAVDVDEWLNLKEAADIYVLGFQEIVPLKARNVIGAEDETEATNWNILIGKTLNNKYGCPWLTSISDPTSSENYQYAGVSNSERPAIFDSQTASLCCRYKLVASKKMVGVFITVWVKTELLRRYCISSVRVASVACGIMGCLGNKGSVSVSMTIEGTSFCFIAAHLASGEKKGDEGRRNHQVAEIFRRTSFPQLPQDGSNPHPLTILRHDQVFWFGDLNYRLYLEDNLARELIQRKDWRALQEFDQLQWELKNGVFQGWREGNIEFAPTYKYSSSNCNRYSGGVPSRAGEKQRTPAWCDRILWYGKGVRQLSYFRSESKFSDHRPVSGLFSTRIEVLKSRNPGTGPGN, encoded by the exons ATGAATAACAAGAACCATAAGTCAAGAACTAGGAGATTCCGGCAGTGGTTCAAGAGGAAGCGCAAGAGAGCTGACCGGTTTTATCTGGGAGAAGTCACAG ACAGTAATTGGTGGCACACAGATTGGGATGAAGATGAAGGCGAAGAATTCCTGGACGATAGTTTTGTCATCAGGCCAGAGAATAACGATACATGCGAATTAAG AGTTTTCGTGGGTACATGGAATGTCGCAGGAAGATCGCCAGTGGGGAGTTTAGCTGTAGATGTCGATGAATGGCTCAATCTAAAGGAAGCTGCGGATATTTATGTTCTTGG ATTTCAAGAGATTGTTCCCCTGAAAGCAAGAAATGTAATTGGAGCTGAAGACGAAACAGAAGCAACAAACTGGAACATTCTGATCGGGAAAACGCTGAACAACAAATATGGCTGCCCTTGGTTAACATCTATTTCGGATCCCACCTCAAGCGAGAATTATCAATATGCAGGAGTCTCTAACTCAGAAAGACCTGCCATTTTTGATAGTCAAACTGCAAGTTTGTGCTGTAGGTACAAGCTTGTGGCAAGCAAGAAGATGGTCGGAGTGTTCATAACAGTGTGGGTGAAGACAGAACTGCTCAGGAGGTATTGCATATCAAGTGTAAGAGTTGCTTCAGTGGCCTGCGGTATCATGGGCTGTTTGGGAAACAAAGGATCGGTTTCAGTAAGCATGACCATTGAAGGAACAAGCTTTTGCTTCATTGCTGCCCACTTGGCTTCTGGCGAGAAGAAAGGAGATGAAGGGAGAAGAAATCACCAGGTTGCAGAGATTTTTAGGCGAACTTCTTTCCCTCAACTCCCTCAAGATGGCAGTAATCCTCATCCTCTCACCATCTTAAGACATGA TCAGGTATTCTGGTTTGGGGATCTCAACTATAGGCTATACCTAGAAGACAACTTAGCCAGGGAACTAATACAGAGGAAAGACTGGAGAGCCCTTCAAGAGTTCGATCAGCTTCAATGGGAACTCAAGAATGGAGTATTCCAAGGTTGGAGAGAGGGAAACATTGAGTTTGCTCCCACCTACAAGTATTCTTCATCAAATTGTAACCGGTACTCTGGTGGTGTTCCTAGCAGAGCAGGAGAAAAGCAACGGACTCCAGCATG GTGTGACAGGATTTTGTGGTATGGTAAAGGAGTGAGGCAGCTCTCCTATTTTCGCAGTGAGAGTAAGTTCTCCGATCATCGGCCAGTCTCTGGTCTCTTCTCAACACGAATTGAAGTTCTCAAGTCCAGGAATCCAGGGACAGGACCGGGCAATTAA
- the LOC127798674 gene encoding type IV inositol polyphosphate 5-phosphatase 7-like isoform X1, with protein sequence MNNKNHKSRTRRFRQWFKRKRKRADRFYLGEVTEDSNWWHTDWDEDEGEEFLDDSFVIRPENNDTCELRVFVGTWNVAGRSPVGSLAVDVDEWLNLKEAADIYVLGFQEIVPLKARNVIGAEDETEATNWNILIGKTLNNKYGCPWLTSISDPTSSENYQYAGVSNSERPAIFDSQTASLCCRYKLVASKKMVGVFITVWVKTELLRRYCISSVRVASVACGIMGCLGNKGSVSVSMTIEGTSFCFIAAHLASGEKKGDEGRRNHQVAEIFRRTSFPQLPQDGSNPHPLTILRHDQVFWFGDLNYRLYLEDNLARELIQRKDWRALQEFDQLQWELKNGVFQGWREGNIEFAPTYKYSSSNCNRYSGGVPSRAGEKQRTPAWCDRILWYGKGVRQLSYFRSESKFSDHRPVSGLFSTRIEVLKSRNPGTGPGN encoded by the exons ATGAATAACAAGAACCATAAGTCAAGAACTAGGAGATTCCGGCAGTGGTTCAAGAGGAAGCGCAAGAGAGCTGACCGGTTTTATCTGGGAGAAGTCACAG AAGACAGTAATTGGTGGCACACAGATTGGGATGAAGATGAAGGCGAAGAATTCCTGGACGATAGTTTTGTCATCAGGCCAGAGAATAACGATACATGCGAATTAAG AGTTTTCGTGGGTACATGGAATGTCGCAGGAAGATCGCCAGTGGGGAGTTTAGCTGTAGATGTCGATGAATGGCTCAATCTAAAGGAAGCTGCGGATATTTATGTTCTTGG ATTTCAAGAGATTGTTCCCCTGAAAGCAAGAAATGTAATTGGAGCTGAAGACGAAACAGAAGCAACAAACTGGAACATTCTGATCGGGAAAACGCTGAACAACAAATATGGCTGCCCTTGGTTAACATCTATTTCGGATCCCACCTCAAGCGAGAATTATCAATATGCAGGAGTCTCTAACTCAGAAAGACCTGCCATTTTTGATAGTCAAACTGCAAGTTTGTGCTGTAGGTACAAGCTTGTGGCAAGCAAGAAGATGGTCGGAGTGTTCATAACAGTGTGGGTGAAGACAGAACTGCTCAGGAGGTATTGCATATCAAGTGTAAGAGTTGCTTCAGTGGCCTGCGGTATCATGGGCTGTTTGGGAAACAAAGGATCGGTTTCAGTAAGCATGACCATTGAAGGAACAAGCTTTTGCTTCATTGCTGCCCACTTGGCTTCTGGCGAGAAGAAAGGAGATGAAGGGAGAAGAAATCACCAGGTTGCAGAGATTTTTAGGCGAACTTCTTTCCCTCAACTCCCTCAAGATGGCAGTAATCCTCATCCTCTCACCATCTTAAGACATGA TCAGGTATTCTGGTTTGGGGATCTCAACTATAGGCTATACCTAGAAGACAACTTAGCCAGGGAACTAATACAGAGGAAAGACTGGAGAGCCCTTCAAGAGTTCGATCAGCTTCAATGGGAACTCAAGAATGGAGTATTCCAAGGTTGGAGAGAGGGAAACATTGAGTTTGCTCCCACCTACAAGTATTCTTCATCAAATTGTAACCGGTACTCTGGTGGTGTTCCTAGCAGAGCAGGAGAAAAGCAACGGACTCCAGCATG GTGTGACAGGATTTTGTGGTATGGTAAAGGAGTGAGGCAGCTCTCCTATTTTCGCAGTGAGAGTAAGTTCTCCGATCATCGGCCAGTCTCTGGTCTCTTCTCAACACGAATTGAAGTTCTCAAGTCCAGGAATCCAGGGACAGGACCGGGCAATTAA
- the LOC127798674 gene encoding type IV inositol polyphosphate 5-phosphatase 7-like isoform X3 yields the protein MNNKNHKSRTRRFRQWFKRKRKRADRFYLGEVTDWDEDEGEEFLDDSFVIRPENNDTCELRVFVGTWNVAGRSPVGSLAVDVDEWLNLKEAADIYVLGFQEIVPLKARNVIGAEDETEATNWNILIGKTLNNKYGCPWLTSISDPTSSENYQYAGVSNSERPAIFDSQTASLCCRYKLVASKKMVGVFITVWVKTELLRRYCISSVRVASVACGIMGCLGNKGSVSVSMTIEGTSFCFIAAHLASGEKKGDEGRRNHQVAEIFRRTSFPQLPQDGSNPHPLTILRHDQVFWFGDLNYRLYLEDNLARELIQRKDWRALQEFDQLQWELKNGVFQGWREGNIEFAPTYKYSSSNCNRYSGGVPSRAGEKQRTPAWCDRILWYGKGVRQLSYFRSESKFSDHRPVSGLFSTRIEVLKSRNPGTGPGN from the exons ATGAATAACAAGAACCATAAGTCAAGAACTAGGAGATTCCGGCAGTGGTTCAAGAGGAAGCGCAAGAGAGCTGACCGGTTTTATCTGGGAGAAGTCACAG ATTGGGATGAAGATGAAGGCGAAGAATTCCTGGACGATAGTTTTGTCATCAGGCCAGAGAATAACGATACATGCGAATTAAG AGTTTTCGTGGGTACATGGAATGTCGCAGGAAGATCGCCAGTGGGGAGTTTAGCTGTAGATGTCGATGAATGGCTCAATCTAAAGGAAGCTGCGGATATTTATGTTCTTGG ATTTCAAGAGATTGTTCCCCTGAAAGCAAGAAATGTAATTGGAGCTGAAGACGAAACAGAAGCAACAAACTGGAACATTCTGATCGGGAAAACGCTGAACAACAAATATGGCTGCCCTTGGTTAACATCTATTTCGGATCCCACCTCAAGCGAGAATTATCAATATGCAGGAGTCTCTAACTCAGAAAGACCTGCCATTTTTGATAGTCAAACTGCAAGTTTGTGCTGTAGGTACAAGCTTGTGGCAAGCAAGAAGATGGTCGGAGTGTTCATAACAGTGTGGGTGAAGACAGAACTGCTCAGGAGGTATTGCATATCAAGTGTAAGAGTTGCTTCAGTGGCCTGCGGTATCATGGGCTGTTTGGGAAACAAAGGATCGGTTTCAGTAAGCATGACCATTGAAGGAACAAGCTTTTGCTTCATTGCTGCCCACTTGGCTTCTGGCGAGAAGAAAGGAGATGAAGGGAGAAGAAATCACCAGGTTGCAGAGATTTTTAGGCGAACTTCTTTCCCTCAACTCCCTCAAGATGGCAGTAATCCTCATCCTCTCACCATCTTAAGACATGA TCAGGTATTCTGGTTTGGGGATCTCAACTATAGGCTATACCTAGAAGACAACTTAGCCAGGGAACTAATACAGAGGAAAGACTGGAGAGCCCTTCAAGAGTTCGATCAGCTTCAATGGGAACTCAAGAATGGAGTATTCCAAGGTTGGAGAGAGGGAAACATTGAGTTTGCTCCCACCTACAAGTATTCTTCATCAAATTGTAACCGGTACTCTGGTGGTGTTCCTAGCAGAGCAGGAGAAAAGCAACGGACTCCAGCATG GTGTGACAGGATTTTGTGGTATGGTAAAGGAGTGAGGCAGCTCTCCTATTTTCGCAGTGAGAGTAAGTTCTCCGATCATCGGCCAGTCTCTGGTCTCTTCTCAACACGAATTGAAGTTCTCAAGTCCAGGAATCCAGGGACAGGACCGGGCAATTAA